The following is a genomic window from Aminivibrio sp..
CGTCCCTTTGTCATAATGAAAATTTTTGAACTCCGGGCGAGTTCGTCGGAAGCGAAGATGCAGGTGGAGATGGCGCTGTGCAAATATGAGATCCCTCACCTGAAGGGACTTGGAGCCCAGATGTCCCGTCTCGGGGGCGGAATCGGAACCAGGGGCCCCGGAGAAACGGAATTCGAACGGCACAGGAGAAAGCTTGAGCGGCGCGTACGAGACATTAGCAAAAAACTCGGGGTGCTGAAAAGAAAGAGGACGCTTCAGCGCGACCGGAGGAAGAAAATGAATCTTCCCGTTGTTTCGCTTGTGGGTTATACAAACAGCGGAAAATCTTCCCTTCTCCGGGCGCTGAGCAGGGATTCGTCCCTGGTGGCAGAGAACATGCTCTTTTCAACCCTGGACACCTTCATGAGGAAAGTGAGCCTGCCGTCAGGAAGAGAGATCCTGCTTTCCGATACGGTGGGCTTTATAAGGGATCTGCCTCCCGGTCTCGTGGCTGCTTTCAGGACAACGCTTGAAGAAATAGTGTCCTCCGCGTTTCTCGTTTTTGTCCTTGATGTGGCGGCACCGGATTACCAGGAAGTCAGGGAAGTCGTCGAGAAAACGGTTCAGGAAATCGGCGGAGGAGATATCCCCCGTTTTTTTGCACTAAACAAATGCGATCTTCTTGATCCGGATAAAAAACAGGCTGTAGAGGAGAGATTCCGGGAAACAGGAGAAGCCGCCGTTTCAATCAGTGCCCTTTCCGGAACCGGTCTGCCCGAACTGCTCGCGACTCTTGACGCCTTTCTCCAAAAGACTGAGACGATTTCCAGAGAAAGGAATGGGGACTGATGATACGAAGCATGACGGGATTTACGAGGGAAAGCAGAAACTTCGAATGGGGCACTCTCACGGTTGAGATTTCGTCGGTAAACCACAGGTACCAGGAACTTTCGATCCGACTGCCGAGGGAACTGGCTTCCTTCGAATCGGCAATCGGCGGTCTTCTCCGTTCCGGCCTGGGACGGGGAAAGATACGATTTTTCGCCGAAATCAGCTGGGCCCCGAGGTACAAGGCCCTTGCCATTGACGGAGAGGTCCTCCGCAATTATTATACCCAGATCCTCTCTCTTTCCGATGAACTCGGTACCGGGCAGAAACCAGGGCTTCCGTCACTCCTCTCCCTTCCGGGCGTTCTCGAATCGCCCTCTGTTCTCTCCATGGTGGAGGCTCAGGTGGGCGGAGCCCTGGAAGAAATCGTCGGGGCGTGTATAAAGAGCCTCGCCGGGATGCGCGAAAAAGAAGGAGAGAACCTGCGGCGGGCGGTGGAGGAGTATCTTGACTCCTTTGAAACCCTCGTCGGTTCCATCGAGAAATACTGGACAGGGAAAAAAGAGGAGCTCTTCGAAGAACTCCGGAAACGGGTCACTCTTCTGCTCGAAGGAGTGGCCAACGAGGCCGACCAGGGACGGGTAGCCCAGGAACTCGCTCTCATGGGGGACAAATGGGACATCTCCGAGGAATTTGTCCGATCCGGGAGTCATTGCAGACAATTCCGCGCTATCCTTGCAGGTCCCTCTTCAGAGGGAAGGAAACTTGATTTCCTGATTCAGGAAATGAACCGGGAAGTCAATACCATGGGCTCCAAAATTACCGATGCCGAACTCCGTTGGATGGTGGTGGAGGCAAAGACTCTTCTGGAGAAAATCCGGGAACAGGTTCAAAACGTGGAGTGAGGGCGATGACCGCAAAACTGGTTCATATAGGATTCGGCAATATGATCGTAGGGGAGAGGATCGTGGCCATTATTCATCCGACCTCAGCCCCGATAAAACGTCTCAAGGAAGAAGCGAAGGAACAAGGCAGGCTCATCGACGCCACACAGGGCCGGAAGACAAGGGCAATACTGGTTACCGACAGCAACCATGTGGTGCTGTCGGCCATTCAGCCCGAGACAATCGTGAACAGATTCGAGGAAAATACAGAGGATGAATCGCTCGGACAGGGGTAAGCTCTTTGTCCTTTCCGGCCCGAGCGGTGCCGGCAAGGGGACGCTGCGGAAAAAAGTCTTCGAAACGGTGCAGGGCATCAGATTTTCGATCTCATGCACCACGAGACCTCCCAGGAAGGGAGAGAAGGACGGAACAGACTACCGGTTCATTTCTGAAGAGGCCTTTCTTTCCCTTCTGAAGGAGGACAAGTTTCTCGAACATGCGAAAGTGCATGGTCATTACTATGGCACCCTGAGGGACGACGTGGAAAAGGCCCTTTCAGAAGGCTATGATATGGTGCTTGAAATTGACGTACAGGGGGCTTTTCAGATCAGGGAAAAAATGCCCGAGAGCATCCTCGTGTTCGTCTCTCCTCCTTCTCTTGAAGAACTTGAACACCGCCTGATGGAAAGGGGAACGGAAAGCGTGGAAAATCTCCGGCTTAGGCTCGACAATGCCAGGCTTGAGATGATGAAAGCCAAAGATTATGATTACGTTATAATAAACGATGATGCCGAACGGGCTTCCGAAGAGCTGAAGTCCATAATTATCGGCTGCAGATCTAACAGGGGGGAACGAAAATGATTTTTTACGATTTGGATTCTCTGGCCCAGAAACAGGGCATAAATAACAAGTATCTTCTCACCGCCGCAGTGGCTGCCCGTGCCCGTGCTCTCAGTGAGCAGAAAGGGCGCACCCTGGATGAAGACAATGAAAAATTCATCTCCACAGCTCTTCAGGAGTTTGATCTCGGTACAGTCCGCCTCTCCCTGGAACAAGAAACCGCCTCGGAGAACGGCGCCGATTCATGATCCGGCCATGCCCGATTGGAAGCGGAACAGAAAAGTAGTACTCGGCATAACAGGAGGCATTTCCGCCTATAAAGCGCCGGAGATCGTCCGGGCTCTCGTCAAATCCGGGTGCGACGTGGAGGTTGTGCTAACCTCCGACGGTGAAAAGTTCGTCAGCCCCATGGTGCTTTCCACGCTGGCCGGCAAGCGTGTCTGGAGACAATCCGACTTCCTTTCCGACGACACGGGGTGGAAAATCCCCCATATAACACTGGCGGACTGGGCGGATGTGATCATTGTCGCCCCCTGTACAGCGGAAACGCTGTCGAACATGGCGAGGGGAGCGGGAAAGGAACTTCTCTGCTCCCTACTCCTTGCTGCCGGGTCGCCAGTAGTGGTTTTCCCGGCCATGAACGTGAACATGTTCAATCATCCGGCAACGGCCAGGAACATTGAAATCCTGAAAGAAACAGGAATCATCATTGCCGACCCGGAAACGGGAAGCCTGGCATGCGGATACGAGGGAAAGGGAAGACTCCCCTCCGTGGAGGTCATACTGGAGGAAATGTGGAAAGCCCTGTGCCCCTCAAAGAAGCTCGAGGGGAAAAATGTCCTCGTCACCGCCGGGCCCACCCGGGAATTCCTGGACCCTGTCCGTTTTCTCAGCAACCCAAGCACGGGGAAGATGGGGTATGCCATGGCAAGATCCGCCTGGTACCGCGGCGCCTCGATAACGTTTGTTCATGGTCCCGCAGTATTTTCCAACCTCGGCGGTTTTGACGTCAAATCCGTCGTGTCCGCGGAGGAGATGAAGCGGACGGTCTTGTCCCTTTCAGAAGAGATGGACTATATCGTAAAGGCAGCCGCTGTCGGTGATTTCAGGGCAGCCTCTTTCAGCGACAGGAAAATAAAGCGGGCGAATGTCGATACCCTCACGGTAGACCTGGTTCAGAACACGGACATAGCCGCTGCGCTCGGGGAACGGAAGCGACAGGGCCAGATCCTTGTCGGATTCGCAGCGGAAAGCCATGATCTGCTCCTCAACGCCTCTGAAAAAATGAGGCGCAAAAATCTCGATTTTATTGTCGCCAATGATATTACAGCTTCAGGTTCAGGTTTCGGGACCGAGACCAACACTGTCAAACTTCTTTCAGTTGACGGGAGCGCCGAAGAATTCTCCGGAACAAAGGAGGATGTGGCCGAAAGCGTGTGGAGCAGAATTCTTGAAGAGGACTGGCTTCTGTGAATACTGCGGGGGCTTCGTGCTTCTGCAACGTCATCGTCCCGGGGCCATGGTGGAATCTTCTGACCTACGAACTGCCTTCTCCTCGTCGCCGGGGAAGCCGCCTGAGAATACCCTTGGGAAGGGGAACACGGTTCGGAATAATTGAATCGTGTTTTGCCGCTCTTCCTGAAGAGAACGGATTTACCGTTCGTCAGGCGGAACCTTTTTGCGACGGCGCCCCCCTGCTGCCGGAAGAGAATGTCGAACTCCTCGACTGGACGGGAAAAACATTCCTCTGCGGTGCAGGCGAGGTTCTGAAGATGGCGGTTCCTCCCGCCATTCTTTCTTCCCCCGCCGCACTTGAAGACTTCGCTCCCCTCGACGGGCCGGCGCCGGAGAACCCAGGCCGGTACGAAGAGTTATTTCTTTACGAATGTGATACAGTCACCCGCTGGAAAAAACTGCAGGAATCCCTGGACAACGGTTATCCCTTTCTGGCCCTCTTCCCGGAACAGAGGCTGGCCACAGCGTTTTTTGATTTTCTTTCACCTGCTCTCAGAGAATCTTCTCTTCTGTGGCCCGCTACTGGCGGTAAAAAACTACAGAATGCATGGATTACTGCTCGAAAGGGCGGAGCAAGAGGCATAATCGGAGGCCCCGGCGCCGTTTTCGCTCCTCTGGAACATATCCGGTCCGTCATTGTGGATGAAGAAAGCAGCGGCGCTTACAGGACCTACAGGCGCCCCTTTCTCAACATCAGGTCGGTTGCCGCAAGAAAAGCCCTTCTGGCAAAGGCGGCTCTCACCATGTCAGGACGGCTGCCCTCCTCGAGAGTCTATCTCCGGGGAAAACCGAAGTGCACCAGGCGCCCTTCACGGGAATCCGTAAAATTCGTTGATCTTAAAAACAGCCTTTCTTCGGAATTTCAGGGCATTTCGGGCTCCCTTCCCCTTTCCGCCGCTCTTTTCTCTGAAACATCGCGGGTTCTCTCCGCTGGAAAGACGGCCCTCTGGCTTCTGGACAGGAAAGGTTATGCCGGGGAGGTGGCCTGTGAGGAATGCGGGAACCCTATTTTATGCAGTGTCTGCGGCCGGGTGGCAGCCTGGGAGGAAAAACGGCAAAGGCTCCGGTGCTCATCCTGCGGCAGGATTTTCCCCCTTCCCGAGACCTGCCCCTCATGCAGGGGAGTCCTTCTCACCGGGAAACGTCCAGGTCTTGAGGCCCTCCTTCCGGTCGCCCGGGCGACAGCGTCCGATGAAAAACCGGTATTTATCTGGGATGGAACGAAAATCTCAGGGAAGAAGGCGGACCATAACCTCAGGAAGGAACTCTCCGAGGGAGGCATTGTCCTTGGAACCCGTTCCGCCCTGGCACTGTGCGACACGACTGACGTAGGATTTTCCGCCTGGATTGATGCCGACAGCGAGGTGCGGAACGTTTCGTTTCAGGCTAAATTCACGGCCTATTCCATGATATGGGAATCTCTCTGGAGAGGGAACCCGGAGGGACGCACGGTTCTGCTCCAGAGCAGACGTCCCGGCAGCGGATGGCAGAAAGGGATCCTGCTCGGCTGGGATCATTTCTGGAACGATGAACTCCGTGAAAGAAAGGAATTGGAGCTGCCTCCTTTTTCTTTTCTCCTGGAGATCAAGTGTCCTTCCCAGCGCCTGAAAGAGAGTATAATGGCACAACTGAAGGAAACCGGGCTGTGCCCGATGGATCCGGGAGAACCGCCTCTTGTCTTCTGGGTTACGGTTTCTTCACCGGCCAGGGTTTGGAATGCCCTTGCTCCTTTTTATTCCATAGGAAACTCCAGGACCGGTTTTCCCGAAATTACCGTCTGGATAGATTGAGCCCAAGGAGGAAATAGTATCCATGCCAGTAGTATCCATCATCGGAAGACCGAATGTCGGCAAATCAACTCTTTTCAACCGGCTTATCGGCCATCGGGAAGCAATCGTCGACGATATGCCGGGGGTGACCAGGGACAGGCTGTACGGCGAAGCGGAGTGGAAAGAAAGAAAGTTTTACGTTATCGACACTGGGGGCTTTCTTGCCAAGGATGAAAACGCTTTCGTCCATGGCATGAGACAGCAGGTTGGGACGGCCGTAGCCGAAAGCGATCTCGTCCTTTTCGTCATCAATGGAAGGGAAGGCCCTACGTGGATGGACGAAGACGTGGCGGACATGCTGAGGAAATCCGGAAAGCCGGTTATTGTCGTTGCAAACAAAATTGATGATGGAATCCACGAGGACTCCGTCTTTCAGGCCTACTCACTGGGTTTTGAAGATGTCATCGGTGTCAGCGCCGAACATAAACGGTATATTTACGACCTTATGGACCTCATTCTTGAAAAGATTCCCAAAGATGAACCGGCTCCCCAGGATGAAAGTGCCGTGAGAGTCGCCATCGTAGGCAGACCGAACGTGGGAAAATCAAGTATCCTCAACCGCCTCGCAGGGGAAGAGAGGGCACTGGTGAGCGATATCCCCGGAACAACCAGGGACGCCATCGACACCCTGGTCAGGATTGACGAAACCACATTCAGGCTGATCGACACCGCCGGCCTGAGGAGAAAAAGCCGGGTCGAGGACAATATAGAATATTATTCCTACGTCAGAACCCTCCAGGCCATCGACAGGTGTGATGTTGCCCTCCTCGTCATGGATGCCGGGGAACCCTTTACCGACCAGGACAAAAAACTTGCAGGGGAAATCATCGAACGGGGAAAAGGGATAGTGCTGCTTCTGAACAAATGGGATCTCCTCGGCAAGAAAGATACCCTCGGAGATTCCATGAAAAAGAAGATGAAGGATGAAATGGTCTTCGTTTCCCATGCCCCTGTGCTTTTCGTCTCTGCCCTTACGGGCAGAGGGATGCAGAAAATATCGGACGTTGTGATCAAAGTGTTTGAAAACCGGAAGAAACGGATCAAAACCACTTTATTAAACAGGCTTCTCCGTGATATCCTCGCTTTTGACAGGCTGCCGACCGACAACAGGGGGAGAGCTTTCAAGATTTTCTATTGTACTCAGGCAGAGATAGAGCCGCCCACGTTTATCTTTTTTGTGAACTATCCGGAACTGGCGGAAAAGGCTTTTGAAAACCACATAGAAAACGAACTGCGTGAACTGGAAAACTTCGAAGGGGTGCCACTTCGCATTTTCTGGCGTGGGAAAGAGGAAAAATGAAGTTTAATGCTTGACCAGAACTGGACTTACTGCTAATAATAAACGTAATGATGGTTCGGACCTGAGTTGGCTTTATTTTACTCGAACCTGTACCATATTTTAATCCAGAGGAGGCTGTAAAAAGTGACCAAGGCAGAACTGGTAACTGAGGTTGCAAAGGCGACAGGGTTGAACAAAAAAGCTTCCGGCGCTGCCGTCGGAGCGGTTTTCGAAGCCATCGAAAGTGCCCTTGCCAAGGGTGAAAAGATCCAGCTGGTTGGCTTCGGAACGTTCGAAGTCCGTGAAAGGGCTGCCCGCGAAGGCCGGAACCCCCAGGATCCCAAGAAAGTCATCAAGATCCCTGCGAAGAAAGTCCCCGTTTTTAGGCCCGGAAAAGCTCTTAAGGACAAGGTGGAATAATCGTTCTCCTTTCTTTTTTTGTTGGTCTCTTCTCTTTTTTTCAGAGAAGAGACCTTCATTTTTTTATTTTTTGGTGCAGTGCGAGCCATTTTTCCGCGGAAAGCTCTTCAGCCCGCGCATTTTTCCCTATTCCCAACTCCGCAAATACCTCCGGCCACGGAATATCCTCCCTGAAAGTCTTCAGGTTGTTCAGCAGCTTTTTTCTCCTCTGGGCAAAACCGCTTCTGAGCATTCCTCTCCAGGACCCGTCCGTGGCAAGTTCCCGGTGCTCTTTTCCCAAAGTTATTTCCAGCAGGCAGGAATGGACCGCCGGAACCGGACGAAAAGCCGCAGGCGGCACATTCAGCACTTTCCGGGCACTCCCCGTCAGCTCAAGAGTTACCCCCAGCGGATATCGTTCTTTTGTTGAGGGGGGAGCTGTTATCCTCTCCGCAGACTCTTTCTGAACCATGAGAAGGAAATAACCGGCTGAAGGAAGGGTTTCGAGAAGCTTCCAGAGAAGGGGAGTCGTTATGTTATAGGGGATGTTTGCTACAACCTTCGACGGTGCAGGGGAAAGAAGAGAATAGTCCGCCTCGAGGGCGTCACCCCAGATGAGGCAAAAACGGCCGGGGTGGAGAAGGGAAATATCGGAAAGAAAGGGCTCCAGCCCCCTGTCGATTTCCATGCTGAACAAAAAAGTGCAGGGAGAGGCAAGAAGCTCCCTGGTAAGCACTCCCTGGCCGGATCCCACTTCAAGGATGACATCTCCTGCCGCCGGAGCGGCCCTTTCGACGATTTTACGGAGAATGTTTCTGTCGGCAAGAAAGTTCTGGCCCAGGTTTTTTTTGTGTCGGAACGGTTTCCTTTCAATCATGATGTTTTCACTCCAGTAAGAATACAAAAAAGCGGGGTAATAAACCCCGCTTGTTATTCCTGGTCGGGACGAGAGGATTCGAACCTCCGACCACCTGCACCCCATGCAGGTACGCTAACCAGACTGCGCTACGTCCCGTACTGACCGGGATATTTTACCCTTTCCCGGCGCTCCGGTCAAGGGAGAAAATAATGTACTCTTTTAAAAAAGAGGAAGAGGCAACGCCTCTTCCTCTTTCGAGTGATTGAACCTATGCCTCCGCCTTCACGGGCTGCTTGCCCATTTCAGCGAGCTGGCGGTAGATTTCATACCGCTCTTTGGCGTCCTTCTCTGCCTTTTCGAAGAGCTGGTCGGCTATCTCGGGGAATTCCTTCTTCAGGGAGGCATAGCGGACTTCGCTCATGAGGAACTCCTGGAAATTGGCCTTGGGTTCCTTGGAATCCAGAACGAAGGGGGGCTTCCCTTCAAGGGCAAGGTCCGGATTGTACCTGTAGAGGTGCCAGTAACCGGCTTCCACTGCCTTTTTCGTCTGATCCTGGGTCTTGCCCATTCCGGCACTGATGCCGTGGGCAATGCAGGGGGCGTAGGCAATCACAAGGGAGGGCCCCTTGTAGGCTTCGGCTTCCTTCAGGGCCTTCAAGAGCTGGTTCTTGTCGGCTCCCATACCGACCTGGGCGACGTAGACATAGCCGTAGGTCATGGCGATTCGCCCGAGGTCCTTCTTCTTGACCCGTTTGCCGGATGCGGCAAATTTGGCGATGGCCGCGGTGGGAGTGGACTTGGAGGACTGCCCGCCCGTGTTGGAATAGACTTCCGTGTCGAGGACGAGGACGTTCACATCTTCTCCGGAAGCAAGCACATGATCGAGGCCGCCGAAACCGATGTCATAAGCCCAGCCGTCGCCGCCGAAAATCCAGACGGATTTCTTGACGAGATAGTCTTTCCTGCAGGCAATCTCGCACAGCAGCTTGTTGCCTTCAGCTCCGATATCCCTGTCAAGGACGGCAAGCACCTTTTCTGCGGCAGCCTTGGACTTTTCTCCGTCGTCCATGGACTCGAGCCATTCGGTAAACGCGGCCTTCATGTCTTCGGGTATATCCATCGCAACGAGGGCTTTCATGGCATCAACGATGTAATCAACCGTGGCGTTGAGTGAGAGTTTCATGCCGTAGCCGTATTCCGCATTGTCCTCGAAGAGGGAGTTCGCCCATGCAGGTCCCTGTCCCTTTGAGTTGACGGTGTAGGGCATGCTCGGAGCCGAAGCGCCCCAAATGGAGGTGCATCCGGTAGCGTTGGCAATGATCATTCTGTCTCCGAAGAGCTGGGTGACCAATTTAACATAGGGAGTTTCTCCGCATCCCGAGCAGGCGCCGGAGAACTCAAGAAGCGGCTGGGAGAACTGGCTTCCCTTGACGGTGAACTTGTTCGTCTCGGCAGACTTGTCCGAAACGGTGAGAGCGTAGTTCCAGTTCGGGATTTCCTTCTCCTGGGTCGCAAGGGGCTTCATTTCCAGGGCGCCCACAGGGCATATGTCGGCGCAGTTTCCGCAGCCCATGCAGTCCAGAATGTCGACCTGCATCTTGTATTTGCATCCGGGGAATTCTTTTCCTTTGACTTCCACAGCGCCGAATCCTTCGGGAGCCTGGCCGGCTTCCTCTTCGTTCAGGACGAAGGGGCGGATGGAGGCATGAGGGCAGACCATGGAACACTGATTGCACTGGATGCACTTGTCGCTTTTCCACTCGGGAACGTTGACGGCAACGCCCCGCTTTTCATAGGCCGACGTGCCCGAGGGGAAATGTCCGTCCTCCCGGCCGACAAAAGCGCTGACGGGAAGGCTGTCTCCCTGCTGGGCGTTGACGGGCATGCACACATCCCTGATGAAATCGGGGATGTCCTCGGGAAGGCCGCTCAGAAGCACCGGATCGGTGGTGGCGTTTGCCCACTCGGCAGGGATTTCGATCTTCTTCAACGCCTCGATTCCAGCATCCACGGCCTTGTAGTTCATCTCGAGGATCTTGTCACCCTTCTTGCCGTAGGTGTGGTCAATGGCATCCTTCATGTATTTCACGGCATCCTCGATGGGGATAACGCCGGAAAGCTTGAAGAATGCGGACTGCATTATCATGTTGATCCTGTTGCCGAGGCCGATCTCTTCGCCGATGTCGGTTCCGTTCAAAACGTAGAAGTTGATCTTCCTGTTGGCGAGGTAGCGCTTTACCTTCGCCGGAAGATGCTTGTCCAGATCCTCGACGGAAGTCCACTGGGTATTCAGCAGGAACGTGCCGCCTTCCTTCAGACCGGCAAGAACGTCATACAGGTGGACGTACTCTTGTTTGTGACAGGCGATGAAATCCGCCGTGTCGATAAGGTAGGTCGACTTGATGGGCTTTTTCCCGAAGCGGAGGTGGGAAACGGTGATACCGCCCGATTTCTTCGAGTCATAGGCGAAATAGCCCTGGGCATACAGGTCGGTTTCGTCGCCGATGATCTTGATGGAGTTCTTGTTGGCGCCCACCGTTCCATCGGAGCCGAGTCCCCAGAACTTGCATCGAATGGTTCCTTCCGGTGCGGCGGTAATTTGCTCGTTGACCGGCAGGGAGGTAAAGGTGACGTCGTCGGTGATGCTGATGGTGAAATGGTCTCTGGGCTGGTAGGACTGAAGGTTGTCGAACACGGACTTGATGTGGCTCGGAGTTGTATCCTTGGAACCGAGACCGTACCGTCCGCCGACCACAAGGGGCTTCTCTGCCTTGTCCTTGAAGAGAGTGCAGACGTCCTCATACAGAGGTTCGCCGAGCGCCCCGCTTTCCTTGCAGCGGTCAAGCACGGCGATCCTCTTGACGGACGCCGGAAGGACATCGAAGAAATACTTCTCGGAGAAGGGCCTGTAAAGGTGAACTTCGAGCACGCCGGTCTTACCGCCTCTGGCGTTGAGGTAGTCCACCGTCTCCTCGATGGTCTGGCATACTGATCCCATGGCCACGATTACGTGTTCCGCATCGGGTGCTCCGTAGTAGTTAAAGGGGTGGTACTCCCGTCCGGTCAGCTTCTTGATCTCCTGCATGTAGGACTCGACGGTTTCGGGAATAACCGTATAGAAACGGTTGATGGCTTCTTTTGCCTGGAAGAAAATATCGGGGTTCTGGGCGCTCCCCTTCTGGAAGGGATGTTCCGGGTTCAGGGCGCGGGCCTTGAATTTCGCAAGGGCGTCGTAATCCACAAGTTTCGCCAGGTCGTCATACTCAAGGACATCGATCTTCTGGATTTCGTGAGATGTTCTGAAACCGTCGAAATAGTTGAGGAAAGGAATGCTTCCCTTGATGGCGGAGAGATGAGCCACGGCCGTGAGGTCCATGACTTCCTGGACGCTTCCTGCGGCGAGCATGGCAAACCCGGTGCCCCTGCAGGCCATGACGTCGCTATGATCACCGAAAATCGAGAGCGCGTGCCCGGCGACGGCCCGGGCACTGACATCGAAAACTCCGGGGAGCATTTCGCCCGCGATCTTGTACATGTTGGGCATCATGAGAAGAAGCCCCTGGGAAGCCGTAAACGTAGTGGAGAGAGAGCCTGCAGAAAGGCTTCCGTGGACTGCGCCGGCAGCTCCCCCCTCAGACTGGAGCTCGGTGACCCTGACAGTCTTTCCGAAAATATTCTTCCTGCCGTGGGCCGCCCATTCATCAATAACTTCGGGCATTGTGGAGGACGGTGTTATGGGATAGATTGCGGCAACTTCAGTGAAAGCGTATGAGACGTGAGCCGCTGCGTTGTTTCCGTCCATCGTTTTCCAGTTTCTTTTCATTAAGGTACCCCCTCTTGAATTTCAGGCGGGGGCGCCTTGAGCCCCTTGGCCTGATTATTATTCCTTATGAAATAGATGCGAAAGGCAAATCCGGACTGTCGTGTATTCTTATTTTACAACAAAACGGGGATTTTGCATTCTGTATAATTCGGGAGCGACGTCCGGTGAAAAACCAAATACACACTATTTCACTTGCTGATCTTACCATAAAGTTTCGTCCGGTCAATTTGTGAAATGATTTGTGAAATGATTTCTGAATCGTAATCCGTGCAGACACCCGCCGTCGGGAAATTTTTTAAATCGAGCGGCCGGACTGTTGGTCCCTGTTTTTCCGGGAGATGAAAGCCTTCTTCTCCACCGGTTGTGCGGCAGCAGGATCAGGACTGTTATAATTGTAGCCCTGAAATCTTTGAAATGAACGAAGAGGGGTCCCGAATGGTGAGCGATATGAACAGAGTCGTTGTCCTGCCTGAGAAAGAAGATCTTCCCCTCGAAATGGACAGGGGAATGACCGGATCAGATGTGT
Proteins encoded in this region:
- the nifJ gene encoding pyruvate:ferredoxin (flavodoxin) oxidoreductase produces the protein MKRNWKTMDGNNAAAHVSYAFTEVAAIYPITPSSTMPEVIDEWAAHGRKNIFGKTVRVTELQSEGGAAGAVHGSLSAGSLSTTFTASQGLLLMMPNMYKIAGEMLPGVFDVSARAVAGHALSIFGDHSDVMACRGTGFAMLAAGSVQEVMDLTAVAHLSAIKGSIPFLNYFDGFRTSHEIQKIDVLEYDDLAKLVDYDALAKFKARALNPEHPFQKGSAQNPDIFFQAKEAINRFYTVIPETVESYMQEIKKLTGREYHPFNYYGAPDAEHVIVAMGSVCQTIEETVDYLNARGGKTGVLEVHLYRPFSEKYFFDVLPASVKRIAVLDRCKESGALGEPLYEDVCTLFKDKAEKPLVVGGRYGLGSKDTTPSHIKSVFDNLQSYQPRDHFTISITDDVTFTSLPVNEQITAAPEGTIRCKFWGLGSDGTVGANKNSIKIIGDETDLYAQGYFAYDSKKSGGITVSHLRFGKKPIKSTYLIDTADFIACHKQEYVHLYDVLAGLKEGGTFLLNTQWTSVEDLDKHLPAKVKRYLANRKINFYVLNGTDIGEEIGLGNRINMIMQSAFFKLSGVIPIEDAVKYMKDAIDHTYGKKGDKILEMNYKAVDAGIEALKKIEIPAEWANATTDPVLLSGLPEDIPDFIRDVCMPVNAQQGDSLPVSAFVGREDGHFPSGTSAYEKRGVAVNVPEWKSDKCIQCNQCSMVCPHASIRPFVLNEEEAGQAPEGFGAVEVKGKEFPGCKYKMQVDILDCMGCGNCADICPVGALEMKPLATQEKEIPNWNYALTVSDKSAETNKFTVKGSQFSQPLLEFSGACSGCGETPYVKLVTQLFGDRMIIANATGCTSIWGASAPSMPYTVNSKGQGPAWANSLFEDNAEYGYGMKLSLNATVDYIVDAMKALVAMDIPEDMKAAFTEWLESMDDGEKSKAAAEKVLAVLDRDIGAEGNKLLCEIACRKDYLVKKSVWIFGGDGWAYDIGFGGLDHVLASGEDVNVLVLDTEVYSNTGGQSSKSTPTAAIAKFAASGKRVKKKDLGRIAMTYGYVYVAQVGMGADKNQLLKALKEAEAYKGPSLVIAYAPCIAHGISAGMGKTQDQTKKAVEAGYWHLYRYNPDLALEGKPPFVLDSKEPKANFQEFLMSEVRYASLKKEFPEIADQLFEKAEKDAKERYEIYRQLAEMGKQPVKAEA